DNA sequence from the Syngnathus acus chromosome 5, fSynAcu1.2, whole genome shotgun sequence genome:
AGATGTTCACCAGGGCAGTAAACTGGTTCCCCGCGGCCTCGGTTTTCCTTTAAACCGGAACGGACGGACGTTTCCTAACGAGCTTCTCGAGCTGTCGGCGCCTCTTAAACAAGACGAAAACATCTGCGCTTTACTTTCAAGTctttttaaagcaaataaatGCCAGGCGGCTAAAGGTTGAAGAGGCTGACATATTTGGGCCACTCGCTACAACCGCAACTTTGCTAACATGTGGGATAATGGGGCTTTACTTTGTGGTGGAATATCAATTATTAATGTTGGCtctgaaaaccaaaaatagGTCTGTGTGTCCACCTCctacaaatatttgtattttcacaTTCTCAAAAGTTCTAATTACAATTTCAatttaatcacatttttatgtgaatttgtttttattttttaaatgcatttttttattttttttatcttgtgcTCATTATTGTAAACCCTATAACAATCAAGATTTTAACATTGCATTTCGAAATATCTTTTTTAATGCTTtccattattatatttttattattttttagccAGGCGCTGTTTTCTCATGGCAACAATTCAATTTAGAAACATCACATTTGTGGGTATTCCCACATTACAAACCTTATGCAACATGTCGTCCTCTCACAGGGCTTACAAGAGGTGTCACATATGACAGACCTTTTCGATCTTCCATATGTAATCATTTATAATTGAAGCCATGGACTCTCATTCATTACCATGTAAACATATGGCCGAGGACCCCCTCAATCTCACTCCACCGACTCTCACTGGCAGACTTGTCACCCCGTTTACGCCCGAGTGACCCCCGTCCCTCACACAGTTAGGGGATTAGTCATGACTTGCAGCTCTGATTGGTTGCCCTCCCCCCCTTGTGAGACAGCTacagtacatatatatatgcatcCATACACGAGGGTTGGTGAGTTGGTGACAGTGACAGACTGACACATCAACGGTAAGAATGAATGGTGTTTCATTGGTATCTTGTTGTTTATCATTAGAAATACTCGAATAGTTGGTATTCTTGCGATAAATCATTTGTCTTTTGGGGGTGTCTAATAGAACAGGAAGTCaggtatttttgttttgtttgcaaaatCCAATTTTTTGGAAAATTGTGAAGAAATGCCGATTGTAACAAGATGCATGAAAAAGTCTCAAATACCTAGATCTGAAATTGAATAGAAAGTTAGCTATTTTGGTTTGACTATGTTGTTGAGTAGTTGGCTAAGCTATGTTTTTCCAAGTTCACTCATGCTTATGTATCAGATATACAATGCCCATTAAATGTTCTTGTGATGCTGGTGATCACAAAGTGGGTCAGAGAGGGCAAATGATTCAGAACTTGGCCACTGGAGAttttgtctgtatgtgtgCCTTCGAGTCAAGATATTGGATCACATGAGTCAGCCTTGAGAACAGATGAGAGGCGAAagcaaagaggaggagggggaggaagatGACGAGTATGATTATAGCAGCAGCCGGCAAAAAAGTAGGCGTGAAAAACAAATTAGTGTCCAACCAgttcagggggaaaaaagactgCTGGGATGGGCTGAATTTATAAAACATTAATTTtgtaataaatgaaatgtaatcttacttaatacattatattaatgcattcaatatatatattttaaataatgcaAGATTACGTTTTAACTTATTTATTAATGCCGTGAGGGATTTATGGGTGGAGCTTACATTACAGCTACAGTATTGTCGTGGTTTTGGTAAGTAAAGGCCGAATGAAAGTAAAGAGCAAAGCCTGTCTGTTTTGCAGCTGTCATGGGTTGAATTCACTCTTGACTGCCAGCCATATGGGTCAATGCGAACGTTCAGCCAAAACAGCCTGTAGACCTTCTGTCATATTTCATTCTGTCAATTCATGCTGTTGTAATTGGATTAAAAAGAGGAACGGCTGGTGGCTCAGGTTTGGACATCTTCTGATTTGTCATTACTCTCTTCACTCTCCAGGTGTCTATGAAGGAAGCGGGAGATGGTCTCCATGCTCAGATGAATTCCATGATGGGTGCGCTCCAAGAACTCAAGCTCCTTCAGGTCCAGACCGCTCTAGACAACCTCAACCTATCAGCTCGAGGACGGAGACATCTGCAGGACGTGACAGTTTCTGACACAATGTCGATGAGTGCTTCAGACGCAGATCCCAGGTTGTGCTTGTCCAACGACCCCAGCCCAAGTCCAGAGCCTTCTACGGAGTTGTCACAAAGCAGATACAGTGAAGGGACCTTGTCCTCGTCTAGTTCTAGTCTGGAGATGGAAAGAAGCGAAGAAGGAGACCTGGAGGCTGTACCGCGGAGATGGTCAGGTTATGAAGCACCGCAGGTGGATTTCTATGGACCCGCGGTAGGGAACCCTCCACCTGAGCCCTACATGCATCCTCCCAAGTGCAACCAACCGGTGGATCTGCCAGGCATCCTATACAGCCTCTCCAGAGAAGGTCCATCCTTGGACAATGACTACTCTCAGGACAGCACGGACGATGCTGGCGACTGGACTTCGTCGCTCATGAACCAAAGCCGCAATCGCCAGCCATTAGTACTCGGTGACAATGTCTTCGCCGACCTCGTAGGCAACTGGCTGGACTTGCCAGAAATAGAACCCGAAGAAGGcggggaagaagaaaagaagaggGAGGCAAGGGTGGCAGAGGGGGGCGGAGACAGAGCGGACACCCTGGCTCACCCCTTACGCCTCAGCCGATCACAGGAGATCTGCCGAAAGTTCTCACTCACGACCAACATCTTCAAGAAATTCCTCCGAGGCGTCCGTCCCGACCGGGACAAGTTGCTCAAGGAGAAGCCCGGCTGGATGGCACCGGAGATCTCAGAAGGCGACCTGGTTAAAAGGCCCAAAAAAGCAGCTCCAAAAAGCTCAAAAGGCAGCTTCTACCTGCCTTTCTGGGCCAACGGACAGCAAAGTAAAGGGCGGTCGGAAACGTATCCGAGTAGCCAAATCAACTTCCAGCAGTTCCACGAGAAGCCATTTGCGGGGATTTACTTGGATCGGAAGACCGCCAGAGGGTAGAACTGCGGAAAATGCAGCCCTTGTTTGACTACAACACAGCTGTATGGGTCTGATGGCTGGCACCATGTTGGCCCGGTAGCGGGTGCAGGCTGATTGAATGACTGTTTTCCAAAACATGAACTTCACACCTGCGATCCTGGTGATCGGGTTTTGTCTGACAATCGGAAAccgtgtcttttgtatacaatcattgaaatgttcaaaacaatCCCAAATGTTTTCACTTGTTTCAGGAAGTCGGACTGGATCTGACTAACTCAGAAAATGGTACCTTAAAGAGTTTTCCTACACACTTGAGCAGCATGTGACTATATGCTCACATCTTAAACACTTTGGGTTTTCTAACTGCTTGCAATCTCTTTCCAAGGTCTTCTCTCAAAAGTGAGCCACAGTGTCACCAACCATTAATACATCACATGGGACgataaaacttgaaaaaagttttttttgacATGAGGCTGTAATTACAACCAGGTTACTGAGTGGACCATCCATTTTTGGACCATCCCATCATTGCATCATCTGGGCCCAGCAGGGAACGAAAGCAAAATAGTGCATGACTAGTTCACTTCAGTTAAATTTGTAgcgctgttttctttttgccagCTGTCATGTCACATATTGTTAATGActcttctttttgtgtgcacaCACTGAGTTAACTGTCAGTCCAAATGGGCCACTGGCagaatggaggggggggggggggggggggtcgagcATGGCACAACATCGCACTGATTGCCATCTGCTATCAGGACATTGTGTAGAGAATAAGACTGGACCTAAATATATTTGCAAAAATTCTGAAATGTCTTATATACATGTTACCTACACTTGGACCACTGATAATAGGGCAATCTTATAAAtggcatatttttaaaaaacaaaaagattcaAACTGACCAATCAAAAGGAGCCATCGGGGATTAGGCCTCGGCTCTTCTGCAGTCTCTTGGCCAGTTGATCCATATGGTGCAGTCTCACGATCCAGGTCACacacattttgcaaaatggCCTCACTCACTCTATGCGGATGTCGTGGgtacagtttttgtttttgatgtttCGCTTTTTTATGAGTGATAAATATGTTATGTGTTTTGTAGACTTGTCGCTTGACTTTTTGTATACTCTAaataaacttgaaaaaaaacagagtagTGTTGTGCATCACTTTTTAGGTTGTGTGTGGCAACTTTGTACTATAAATAAATTGGGAACAAACAATATGACAATGTCGGAACACAGACTGCAAATTGAGAGCTGACGTGTAAAGACACGGGATACATACAGCTATTAATTAAAAGTGATACAAACGATGTACTATTATTATCTAAAAAGTTGACTGAGCCGATTCGTCGGCTCCGCTCTGAATTGATTTCTAAATATGGAACAGGATCCAGACAGCATCTTCAATAAGTAAGTAAAACAAGACTGTGCGAAAGCTTCTGTGTGCCTccagggcaaaaaaaaaaaagatttggctTTGTCACGAATTTCTCTTGGCTCCACTCTGATGATATCATATACGGTTGTCAAAATGGATTCATGCAAACAAAGCTTTGCTTCTTGCAGTAGTAGAGATGAAGCAGAGTTGATGTTATTAACATACTTTACGCACACATGTCATTTCCATCTTGATCTCCTTCCTAACAGCAGCATACCAAGCACTTCAATATCAAACCGCAAAAATGGCCTttccttgttttccttctcttcCATTGcttccacacgcacacaattcGTTATTAAATACGAATGTCCTGAGGCTCTACATTTAATCAGCCAGCGGCATGCCATCCATTTTTGGGACGATTCCAACATAATAGAGCAAAgatgacctttttttctttgcctttaaatttcttttgtcatgtttatttatacaaaataTACCAACAAGCGAGAGCATTCTGCCAATCTGCAATCTCCCAATTCTAGTTTTGCcaagaacattttttatttttcttgtagaTAATAACTGTGACCAGACGGAAAAAGGAGTTTGCATGGGTGTGCATGTGTTGAAGAGCGAGACCAACAGCTGCAAGAGTAGTGCCGTCGTCTCATCTAATTCAGTTTCCCCCGGGATCCCAACAGCGGACTGTCTGGACATTGAGCCCCCCCGCCTTCCTTacccctcctccccttccaGCCTCGACTTGTCAGCTGTCGCTCTCACACAGGCCAAGACTCAAATTTTTGCACATAAACTACTATGCATATAGGATTACATCTTAAACTGCCGTACATAAAACGTAATAGAAAAtgttgtaacaaaaaaaaaacaataaataaagttcTAATAGCGCCAATATTGTCCACTTGATAAAACGGGGGTGT
Encoded proteins:
- the inka2 gene encoding PAK4-inhibitor INKA2 isoform X1, whose translation is MSKKRSMDVCLRRLKQELVSMKEAGDGLHAQMNSMMGALQELKLLQVQTALDNLNLSARGRRHLQDVTVSDTMSMSASDADPRLCLSNDPSPSPEPSTELSQSRYSEGTLSSSSSSLEMERSEEGDLEAVPRRWSGYEAPQVDFYGPAVGNPPPEPYMHPPKCNQPVDLPGILYSLSREGPSLDNDYSQDSTDDAGDWTSSLMNQSRNRQPLVLGDNVFADLVGNWLDLPEIEPEEGGEEEKKREARVAEGGGDRADTLAHPLRLSRSQEICRKFSLTTNIFKKFLRGVRPDRDKLLKEKPGWMAPEISEGDLVKRPKKAAPKSSKGSFYLPFWANGQQSKGRSETYPSSQINFQQFHEKPFAGIYLDRKTARG
- the inka2 gene encoding PAK4-inhibitor INKA2 isoform X2; the encoded protein is MKEAGDGLHAQMNSMMGALQELKLLQVQTALDNLNLSARGRRHLQDVTVSDTMSMSASDADPRLCLSNDPSPSPEPSTELSQSRYSEGTLSSSSSSLEMERSEEGDLEAVPRRWSGYEAPQVDFYGPAVGNPPPEPYMHPPKCNQPVDLPGILYSLSREGPSLDNDYSQDSTDDAGDWTSSLMNQSRNRQPLVLGDNVFADLVGNWLDLPEIEPEEGGEEEKKREARVAEGGGDRADTLAHPLRLSRSQEICRKFSLTTNIFKKFLRGVRPDRDKLLKEKPGWMAPEISEGDLVKRPKKAAPKSSKGSFYLPFWANGQQSKGRSETYPSSQINFQQFHEKPFAGIYLDRKTARG